From Methanococcus maripaludis, the proteins below share one genomic window:
- a CDS encoding TetR/AcrR family transcriptional regulator, translated as MKANIEDKRKAIMDAALKLFTERGFHGTSTAQISKEAGVATGTLFHYFPTKEDLINNLYFEVKADLSRTMVKDLEPQVNFKDRLKKIWDNLVRWGLDNYNEFLFVGQFCNSPYISNFTREEVMKEYFTIHKLIEDGVTAGAVKKLPLELVIAMFYQNSRTVVQVISSYGLSKDKNKFIDDGFEIVWNGLVKN; from the coding sequence ATGAAAGCAAATATTGAAGACAAAAGAAAAGCGATTATGGACGCCGCTTTGAAACTTTTTACTGAACGTGGGTTTCACGGCACATCTACAGCCCAAATTTCAAAAGAAGCAGGTGTAGCTACGGGTACACTCTTCCATTATTTCCCAACAAAAGAAGACCTGATAAACAACCTGTATTTTGAAGTAAAAGCGGATTTAAGCCGGACAATGGTCAAAGACCTCGAACCACAGGTTAACTTTAAAGACAGGTTGAAAAAAATATGGGATAATTTAGTTAGATGGGGCTTAGATAATTATAACGAGTTTCTTTTTGTCGGACAGTTTTGCAATTCGCCTTACATATCGAATTTTACGCGTGAAGAAGTTATGAAGGAGTACTTTACTATTCATAAACTCATTGAAGACGGAGTAACCGCTGGGGCTGTCAAAAAATTACCTTTGGAACTGGTCATTGCAATGTTTTACCAAAACAGCAGGACAGTAGTGCAAGTAATTTCAAGCTATGGTTTATCTAAAGATAAAAATAAATTTATTGACGACGGATTTGAGATAGTCTGGAACGGACTAGTCAAAAACTAA
- the codB gene encoding cytosine permease gives MYRQKHADQDYALETVPSESKKGFLPMFAIMLGFTFFSASMWAGGTIGTGLKFQTFLLIVLMGNLLLGLYTGALAYIGSSTGLSTHLLARYSFGEKGSYLASFILAITQVGWFGVGVAMFSLPVHYATGIDLNILLLLSGILMTTTAYFGIKSLTVLSMISVPAITLLGIYSVTGAVNSIGGISELFAIEPANNMGLAVGLSLCIGSFISGGTLTPDFARFSKSKSIGVISTFIAFFIGNSLMFIFGAVGASTLGHSDISEVMLKQGLIIPAIIILGVNIWTTNDNALYASGLGFSNITKIPKKHVVIFNGLIGTLGALILYNNFVGWLTLLSSIIPSIGGIIISDYFINKRQKYASLENIKVKKVHWNAVIAWVLGIFASQFLPGISPINAVFGSAIIYVVLETLSKNNI, from the coding sequence ATGTACCGACAAAAACATGCTGATCAAGATTATGCACTGGAAACAGTCCCTTCAGAAAGTAAAAAAGGATTTTTACCAATGTTTGCAATAATGCTTGGATTTACCTTTTTTTCAGCAAGCATGTGGGCAGGCGGAACGATTGGGACAGGTTTGAAATTCCAAACATTTCTTCTAATTGTTTTAATGGGCAATTTATTGCTTGGATTATATACTGGAGCTCTTGCATATATTGGATCAAGTACTGGTCTTTCTACGCACCTTCTCGCAAGATACTCCTTTGGAGAAAAAGGATCTTATCTCGCATCATTTATTTTAGCAATTACTCAAGTCGGCTGGTTTGGTGTTGGTGTTGCAATGTTTTCACTTCCTGTCCACTATGCAACAGGGATTGATTTAAACATTCTACTTTTACTTTCCGGAATTTTAATGACCACAACCGCATATTTTGGAATAAAGTCGCTTACAGTATTAAGTATGATTTCTGTTCCTGCAATAACTCTTCTAGGCATTTACTCAGTAACTGGAGCAGTTAATTCAATTGGAGGAATTTCTGAACTTTTTGCAATTGAACCCGCAAATAACATGGGGCTTGCAGTTGGACTGAGCCTTTGTATTGGTTCATTTATCAGTGGAGGTACACTAACGCCTGATTTTGCAAGATTTTCAAAAAGTAAGTCTATTGGCGTAATTTCAACATTTATTGCTTTTTTTATTGGAAATTCGTTAATGTTTATATTTGGTGCAGTTGGTGCTTCTACATTAGGTCATTCAGATATTTCCGAAGTAATGCTTAAACAAGGGTTAATAATTCCTGCAATTATAATTTTAGGAGTTAATATATGGACTACGAATGATAACGCCCTTTATGCATCAGGCCTTGGTTTCTCAAATATTACAAAAATACCAAAAAAACATGTTGTGATTTTTAACGGGTTAATTGGAACACTTGGGGCATTAATCCTGTACAATAACTTTGTAGGTTGGTTAACCTTGCTTAGCTCCATTATTCCATCCATTGGCGGGATTATCATATCGGATTATTTCATAAATAAACGTCAAAAGTACGCGTCACTTGAAAACATTAAAGTTAAAAAAGTACATTGGAATGCAGTTATTGCGTGGGTATTGGGCATTTTTGCATCGCAATTTTTACCAGGAATTTCGCCAATAAATGCCGTTTTTGGTTCAGCAATTATCTACGTTGTACTTGAAACATTGAGCAAAAATAATATTTAA